The following is a genomic window from Citrifermentans bemidjiense Bem.
TGGTGGGAGGGTTCGGTCAGTAGGCGACGTAGGGACCGTTGCCGAGGGTGGAGCTCTTTTGCTCAAGGCCGAAATAAACACTTCGTCCCAGGAAGAAGGGGAGGCCCCAGTCGAACCCGAAGGTCGAGGGACCGCCGACGTCGTTGAAGACGTTGTTAGGGGAATTGGCCAGGGTGACGAAATTGGAGATGTTGAACCCTACAGTGTTGGTGGGGGTCCCCCCGATGCCGACGTTGGTGGCGAACAGAGCGCGCGTGGCGGGCGGGCAGAACCAGTCGGAGTTCGGGGAGGCGCAGACAGGCAGCACAGAGGGGTCTGCGTTCGGGAAGAACAAACCGTTCGAGCCGGTGTCGAAGAAACTGATCGTGTTGACGCCGTTGAATATGGTCCTGATGTCGCCGAATTGGTCCGTCGGGAAGGCGATGGGCGAGGCCGGCGTGTTGTTGGTGCGCGTGCCGATGCCGAAGATCACCGAGCCGCTGACCGACGGCGCACCCACCCCTACCGGGACTGCCGGCAGCTGCACTATCAGCCCGTTATTGTCCACCGGCAGGCGGGCCACCGGGTTTTGCACCTGGTCTGCCAGGGGAACCGTGGTTCCGACACAGCTGGTGCCGGTGCAGCGGTAATAAACCCCGTTGTTCGCGGTCACGACGCACCCCGGGCCGCAGTCCTCCGTTAGAACGCCGACGCCGAGGATGCCCGAAAATCCAGAGGAGACCGGCGTGGGATCGGCGTTGGCGCAGGGGAGGGGAAGGGAGCCGAAACTTGAATCGATGACTTGAATGGGGATCTGCACCGCGGGTTCATTGCCGAGTTTCACCGCAGCCGTCATGATCGGTCCCCACAAGGAGCTTCCGTCGGCAAACTCGACGCAACCGGTGAGGGAGCCGCTGCCGCTTGCCACTGGAGTAAGCGAAAGGTTGCTGATTGCCTGCCGGAATACCCGCAGCCCGTAGCTCCCGGTATCGAGCAGGACGTCGTTGACCGTCTGGCAGGCGGAGAGGTCGGGATTGCACACGGTCACGCTCACGCACGGCTTATTCAGGTAGCTCCCGGCAGAGCAGAGTCCGCCGTTCACCGATACCGCCATCACGTTCGCCGGGACCCCAGCCGGCGAGGCGGTTACCGTCGTGGAGCCGGTAAGGCCGCCGAAAGACGCGTTAATCAACGAGCTCCCCGCGGCGACGGCGGTCACGGTCCCCTTCGCCCCGGTGGCGTCGCTTACGGTGGCGACGGCGGGGGCCGTGGAGGTCCAGGTGGCGAGAGCTGTCACGTCCTTGGTGCTCCCGTTGGAAAAGGTTGCCGTCGCGGCGAACTGCGTCGACGCGCCGATGTCTTGCGAGGAGTTGGCCGGCGTGACGGTTAGGGAGCTCAGAGTCGGAGCCGGAGCGGGGTTGTTGCCCCCTCCGCCTCCCCCGCCGCAGCCGGGCATGATGATGAACGACAGCAGGAAGGTCCAGATCGCCAGTAGGTTAACGGATCTCATTGAGGTTCACTCCTTGAGGGACCAGTCCAGGCAGGTAGGCCCTCCCCTGTAGGTTTCGCATATGACCCCATGTCTCGACCACGACCCGGTTCGACTTCACCTGGGTCTGCCTGTGTCCGCGCTTGCGTTGCTGCTTGGATAGGGCCGTACGGTACTCCTGGTCGTAGGAGCCGAGCAGTTGAGTGAGATCCGGATGGACCAGCCCGTTCCAGGCAACGGCGAAGACGATGCCCGATGGCGTCTGGTACTCACGGACGGCTGTCGTTTCCGAGGTCATCTCCTGCATTGCGTATTTTGTGCGATGGATTGTGCTGCGGGTGACCGTGGATAAGGCTTTGCTGTCTTTCGCGATGGAATCGCCCCTCTCTCCGAGCGTTGCCTGCGCCTGTGGGGCTACCCAAAGCAACGCCAGAGCCATGCAAAAAGGTGTGATGCCGCGTCTAACTTCCATGTCCGCCCCCGAATCCTGAGTGAAATTTGGCTCCCACAAAAAAAAACTTTTCCATTGTATCACGCAAGATTAATTTTCCTTTACGTTGTTGTTTATTTTTCGCTCGGGAAGGGCGCGGTCGGGGGGGAGGGGGACTGGCTCCGCAAGGTGCCTGTCCCCCCTTCTTTCTTGGATCTGCGTTTCTCACTCCCCCTCCGGGGGCGGGAACTCGATGAGATAAGCTCTGCCTCTGTGTAAATCGGGGGGCGCAGGGCAGAGGGCCAGAGGAGCGGCAGGAAATGGGGGAAACAGCTGCGGAATGAAGGCGAAAAAACAAGGGGAGAAACAAGAACAGGGGCCGTAAGGCCCCTGTTCGCGTAAAGCATGCTGTGGTGAGATATTACTTCGCCGGTTTCTTGTCCATGTACTGGATGATCTCGGCCGTCAGGTCCTTGGGTTTCAGCTCTTCCGCCAGGTAGAGCACCGCCTTTTCTTCAACCACAATGGCGAAACCGTTGGCCTTGCCGTAAGCGGTCGCGGCTTCTTTAATCTGCGCATAGACCTGGCTGGTCAGTTTTTCCTGCATTTCCGCCATTTCCGACTCGCTCGCGCGCACCATCTTCTGGAAGTCCTCGACCTTTTTCTGGAATTCCGTCCCCTTGGTCTGGCGCTCTTTCGGGGTCATGGTGGGAAGCTTCGACTCTATTGCGGCCTTTTGCTTCTCAAGCTGCTTCTGCTTTGCGTCGATTTTTTCGCGCAGCTTGGCAGACCGTACGCTCAGCTTGCCAGTGGCGGCCTTCCCCTCTGCGGTTTCGGAGGCAACTTTGTTCAGGGTTATGAAGCCGACCTTCACCTCTTTTCCAGCAGTGGGAGCCTGGGCTATTTTCTCGTCTTTAGCCGCAGGGGGTTGCGCTGCGGGCGCCGCCGGAGTTGCGGGAGCTGTAGTCGCCGCTGTTTCTGCTGGCGCCTGTTTCGCTGGTGCTGCGGCTGACGGTTGAGCATCCGCGGCAAAACCGTGACTGGCGATGAGGGAGGTGAGGGCGGAACCGATTAGCAATGCGGCGAACCTGTTCATGTATGGGTCCTCTTAGCTTTTTAGTGATGACTGCAGGGGAGAGAGCATAGTGCCTTTGCTTCTATTTGGCAAACAAGAAGTGAGGTCAATTCAATTATCCATGTCACAGGACAATGGATATTGACTCAAATACTTGCCGCTGTTACCATTCCCCCCTCAAGGAGGAGCGTGGTATGCCCGATATAACACAGAGACTGAAGTCATCGATAGAAGCAGGTGCCGCCGACCGTGATCTACTGGCAGAAGCGCTGAGAGAAATTACGGAGCTGAGAAAGAAAAGCGACGCACTGGAAGAAATCCTGATTGTGCTGGTGCGCACCCAATTGCCGTTCGATGCCGAGGAAAACAGGGAAGAAGCTATCGCACATTTCAGTGAGCGTTACCGCAACGCCACGCGCGAGGCGTCCGACCTACTCGGGCTGAACCTGCGCAGCACTATAACCAGGACAGAGCCGAGGACGTAGCGGCACTAAGGGAGGATGCATGACGGACGACATTCGCGGGTGGATTTTTATAGCTGTCTTCTTCCTGCTCCCGGGGCTGATCGGCGCCTGGACCGCCTGGTCCAAGGGGCGCAACCCTTTCACCTGGTTCCTGCTTAACTTCGTGTTTCCCCCCACCTTGATGGTGACCCTGTTCCAGAAGCCCTTGCGCCCTGTCTCCGGCCATTACCGGCAGTGCCCGAAATGCAAGGAGTTCATCAAGTGGCGTGAAACTGTGTGCAAGTACTGCCAGACCGAGCTCGTTTGAGTTGGCCATGTTCTGGAAGAAGCAAACAGATTTCACGCAACTTTGGAGCGAACTCTCCCTTTTCACCCGCAGGGATGTGACCCAGGGAATCAAGCTTGCCAAGTACAAGAAGGCGGCCGGTTCCCTGCTGAAAAGCGACCCCGTCTCCGGGCACGCGCTTATGGGGCTGGTCGCCTGTCTGGAGCACGACCTCTCCTCCATGCACGCCCAGCACCTGAAGGCGATCGAACTCTCCCAATCCTGCCTGCCGTTGATGTACTACGCCCTCTCCCTCGAAAAAAGCTGCCTCTGGAACGAGTGCGCGAAGTACACGCTGCTCGCCCTCGACCTCGCCCCCCAGGATCCGAAGCTCCTGAACGCCGCCCTGCGCATCGCCCCCCTGACGGGGAGGTTTTCGCTTCAAAAAAGGCTGCTGCAGCAGTGGCAGGAAAGCCACGAAGGGGTGCGGCACCCGGACCAGGGGCATTTCGACGCGCTCAACGGCAGCCTCGCCAAGCACGGGCTCCTGGAAAAGGACCTGAAGCAGGTGATAACCGCCGTGGGGGACGCTTTCTGCGAGAGCGACGCCATTCTCCTCAAGCACCGCTACGAGCTGGTGCCCCTGAAAGACGGCACCTTTTTCATCCACTACCGTTTCCTGCTCCCGGACAACCTGGTCGCCTCCTATTACGAGGATCTGATAGCGGCGAAACTCGACGCTGCCGCCTGCCACCCGCGCATCTTCGACGTTTTCTCCTTCTCAGTCGAAAACGAAACGATGTACGAGCTGTACGACTACATGGATCGGGAGTTGGGGGAAAGCGCCGACACCATCAAGGTCCCGGACCCGGAGCAGATAAAGCTGATCGAGGAGCTGGTGGCAGGCGTGGAGGTCTGATCGATGGTGAGCAACGAATCGCGCATCCGCTTTCACGCGGCGTTCCAGCAGGTTCTGGACGAACTGGTAACCGCCGTGGCGAAGGAGAGGGAAAGGGATCCCCAGAACTACAAGAAATCGCCCCAGGCGAAGCTGTTGGCGCGTGTCTACAAGACCATCAAGGACGAGGTCCCTGCGGACCCGCAGCACCCGAGCTTTTATCAGGGGGAGACGCCGGGGCACGTCTACCGGCAGTGGAGGCGGGCTAAGCCGGACGAGCAACATCGCCTTTTCTTCAAATGGGATCGGGAGAGCAACGCGATCATCTATGCCTGGATGAACAGCGAGGTCAGCCTCACCAAGTACCGCAGCCACATGGACGCCTACCGGGCCTTTCGGGTTAAGAAGTGAAGGGGCACGGGTCCGCTTCGACCTCTCCCCCTCCCTAGACGGGAGGGGGGAGTCATAACGATGGACCGAGCGAGGGTAACGGCGAAAGTGGGGGCGGGTGCTGTTCGTGATCAGTGGTTCAGAACGGCGATAGCGGCGCAGTAGCCGGTTTGGACGGGTAGATCGTGCAGGCGCCACCTGCCGACGTCCTCCGGCGTGATCCGGTGCGCCAGGAGCGCCGGCTTTTCTCCGGGCAAGAGCGACATGTCGAAGCAGGTGGAAGGTTGCGAAAAGCCGGTGCCGATTCCCTTCAGGTAGGCTTCCTTGCGGGTCCAGCAGCGGTAGAAAGCGGTCAGTTGCTCTTTCCAGGGCAGGCTGAACAGCTCTTGCTGCTCGCGGGGAGAGAAGTAGCGCCGGGCTATGGGCGCGAAGTCGAGATCCGGCCGCAGCTCTTCCAGGTCCACCCCCACCTCGCCGCTGAAGACGACGCCGACCAGAAGGCATGAACCGGAATGTGACGCGTTGAAACCTATGGGACCGTTTGCGGCATCACGCTGCAGCGACGGTTTGCCGTGTTCCCCAGAAGCAAATCCGATTTCCCGCGCTTCTTCCCCGGTCACCCCCCCCAGCAGTTCGCGCAGTATCCCTCGCCCCACTAGGAATCGCTCTCTTTTTACCGGGTCCAAAAGACGATCACCCCGCAGCAGTTCATCCGGCGAGAGGTGGGCGAACAGACGCTTTCTTTCCGCTTCGGAGCGGTCCAGGGAAGCCAGCTCGAAGAAGACTCCTTCCTCGCCCGGAACCGGTATCAACGACCTTGCCTCAGGGCGTCTTGCAGCAGCCTAAGCCCTTCGTCGATGGATATGCGGGGGTGGTAACCGAGATCGGCGCGCGCAGCGGAGAGGTCGAACCAGTGCGCCGTGGCCAGTTCCTTGGCTACGAAGCGGGTCATGGGGGGCTCGCCGGAGAGGCGCAGCATCTTCCAGAGGGTCTCGCAGACCACGCCGGCGCCGTAGGCAAGGCCCGGGGAGACCTGGCGCGTTATCGGGGGAAGCCCTGCCGCCGCGAGGATCCGGTTCACCATCTCCCAGAGCGGGATGGGTTCGCCGTTGGAGATGAAATACGCCTTTCCCGCCGGCGCGCTTCCGGCTTTCAGCCGGTCAGCCGCGTTCAGGTGCGCCTCG
Proteins encoded in this region:
- a CDS encoding DUF3443 family protein, which produces MRSVNLLAIWTFLLSFIIMPGCGGGGGGGNNPAPAPTLSSLTVTPANSSQDIGASTQFAATATFSNGSTKDVTALATWTSTAPAVATVSDATGAKGTVTAVAAGSSLINASFGGLTGSTTVTASPAGVPANVMAVSVNGGLCSAGSYLNKPCVSVTVCNPDLSACQTVNDVLLDTGSYGLRVFRQAISNLSLTPVASGSGSLTGCVEFADGSSLWGPIMTAAVKLGNEPAVQIPIQVIDSSFGSLPLPCANADPTPVSSGFSGILGVGVLTEDCGPGCVVTANNGVYYRCTGTSCVGTTVPLADQVQNPVARLPVDNNGLIVQLPAVPVGVGAPSVSGSVIFGIGTRTNNTPASPIAFPTDQFGDIRTIFNGVNTISFFDTGSNGLFFPNADPSVLPVCASPNSDWFCPPATRALFATNVGIGGTPTNTVGFNISNFVTLANSPNNVFNDVGGPSTFGFDWGLPFFLGRSVYFGLEQKSSTLGNGPYVAY
- a CDS encoding DUF2844 domain-containing protein, whose amino-acid sequence is MEVRRGITPFCMALALLWVAPQAQATLGERGDSIAKDSKALSTVTRSTIHRTKYAMQEMTSETTAVREYQTPSGIVFAVAWNGLVHPDLTQLLGSYDQEYRTALSKQQRKRGHRQTQVKSNRVVVETWGHMRNLQGRAYLPGLVPQGVNLNEIR
- a CDS encoding OmpH family outer membrane protein, which gives rise to MNRFAALLIGSALTSLIASHGFAADAQPSAAAPAKQAPAETAATTAPATPAAPAAQPPAAKDEKIAQAPTAGKEVKVGFITLNKVASETAEGKAATGKLSVRSAKLREKIDAKQKQLEKQKAAIESKLPTMTPKERQTKGTEFQKKVEDFQKMVRASESEMAEMQEKLTSQVYAQIKEAATAYGKANGFAIVVEEKAVLYLAEELKPKDLTAEIIQYMDKKPAK
- a CDS encoding zinc ribbon domain-containing protein gives rise to the protein MTDDIRGWIFIAVFFLLPGLIGAWTAWSKGRNPFTWFLLNFVFPPTLMVTLFQKPLRPVSGHYRQCPKCKEFIKWRETVCKYCQTELV
- a CDS encoding type II toxin-antitoxin system YhaV family toxin, with the translated sequence MVSNESRIRFHAAFQQVLDELVTAVAKERERDPQNYKKSPQAKLLARVYKTIKDEVPADPQHPSFYQGETPGHVYRQWRRAKPDEQHRLFFKWDRESNAIIYAWMNSEVSLTKYRSHMDAYRAFRVKK
- a CDS encoding 4'-phosphopantetheinyl transferase family protein, whose product is MIPVPGEEGVFFELASLDRSEAERKRLFAHLSPDELLRGDRLLDPVKRERFLVGRGILRELLGGVTGEEAREIGFASGEHGKPSLQRDAANGPIGFNASHSGSCLLVGVVFSGEVGVDLEELRPDLDFAPIARRYFSPREQQELFSLPWKEQLTAFYRCWTRKEAYLKGIGTGFSQPSTCFDMSLLPGEKPALLAHRITPEDVGRWRLHDLPVQTGYCAAIAVLNH